In one window of Dyella thiooxydans DNA:
- a CDS encoding lipid-binding SYLF domain-containing protein: MLKASLRRWSLLALVLLLPAMAVRAEDAPLDRAHNAVRVLNEIMQAPDKAIPQDLLRDAKAIAVIPDMVKAGFIFGGRRGEGLISVKTRDGTWSNPSFITMTGGSIGFQAGVSSTDVILVFRTQRGVDSIVNGKFTLGADASAAAGPVGRTASASTDSQMKAEIYSYSRSRGLFAGVALDGSALRIDYDANAAVYGAGITPRRIFEGGVSNVPGPVVDFRDRLEEYTSR; this comes from the coding sequence ATGCTGAAAGCTTCCCTGCGTCGATGGTCGCTGCTTGCCCTGGTCCTGCTGCTGCCGGCGATGGCCGTGCGCGCCGAGGACGCCCCGCTGGACCGTGCGCACAACGCCGTGCGCGTGCTCAACGAGATCATGCAGGCGCCGGACAAGGCGATTCCGCAGGATCTGCTGCGCGATGCCAAGGCGATCGCGGTCATTCCCGACATGGTCAAGGCCGGCTTCATCTTCGGCGGTCGCCGCGGCGAAGGCCTGATCTCGGTGAAGACCCGCGACGGCACCTGGTCCAATCCCAGCTTCATCACCATGACCGGCGGCAGCATCGGCTTCCAGGCCGGCGTGTCCTCGACCGACGTGATCCTGGTCTTCCGCACCCAGCGTGGCGTGGATTCCATCGTCAACGGCAAGTTCACCCTCGGTGCCGACGCGTCGGCCGCTGCCGGCCCGGTCGGTCGCACCGCCAGCGCCTCGACCGACAGCCAGATGAAGGCCGAGATCTACTCCTATTCGCGCTCTCGCGGCCTCTTCGCCGGCGTGGCACTGGACGGTTCGGCGCTGCGCATCGACTACGACGCCAATGCCGCCGTGTACGGTGCCGGCATCACCCCGCGGCGCATCTTCGAGGGCGGCGTCAGCAACGTGCCCGGTCCGGTGGTCGATTTCCGCGACCGCCTGGAGGAGTACACTTCCCGCTGA
- a CDS encoding ATP-binding cassette domain-containing protein — MIEVKDLHKAFGSVKAVDGVTFAARDGQITGLLGPNGAGKTTTLRMLYTLMKPDRGQVLVDGIDAAVDPLSVRRRLGVLPDARGLYKRLTARENIDYFARLQGLPEDELRTRREALVSALDMADIADRRTEGFSQGQRVKTAIARALIHDPRNVILDEPTNGLDVMATRALRDFMRNLKAEGRCVLFSSHIMQEVGALCDRIVVIARGRVVADATPDELREQTGESNLEEAFVKLIGSEEGLAA; from the coding sequence ATGATCGAGGTAAAGGATCTGCACAAGGCCTTCGGCTCGGTGAAGGCTGTCGACGGCGTCACGTTCGCCGCGCGCGACGGCCAGATCACCGGCCTGCTCGGTCCCAACGGTGCCGGCAAGACCACCACGCTGCGCATGCTTTACACGCTGATGAAGCCCGACCGCGGCCAGGTGCTGGTGGATGGCATCGACGCGGCGGTCGATCCGCTTTCGGTGCGTCGCCGGCTCGGCGTGCTGCCGGATGCGCGCGGCCTGTACAAGCGGCTCACCGCGCGCGAGAACATCGACTACTTCGCCCGCCTGCAGGGCCTGCCGGAAGACGAGCTGCGCACGCGCCGCGAGGCGCTGGTATCGGCACTGGACATGGCCGACATCGCCGACCGCCGCACCGAAGGCTTCTCGCAGGGCCAGCGGGTCAAGACCGCGATCGCCCGCGCGCTGATCCACGATCCGCGCAACGTGATCCTGGACGAGCCGACCAATGGCCTGGACGTGATGGCCACCCGCGCGCTGCGCGACTTCATGCGCAACCTGAAAGCCGAAGGGCGTTGCGTGCTGTTCTCCAGCCACATCATGCAGGAGGTCGGTGCGCTGTGTGATCGCATCGTGGTGATCGCGCGCGGCCGCGTGGTCGCCGACGCCACGCCGGACGAGCTGCGCGAGCAGACCGGCGAGTCCAATCTGGAGGAAGCCTTCGTGAAACTGATCGGCAGCGAGGAGGGCCTCGCCGCATGA
- a CDS encoding fimbrial protein has translation MLHKKTLLSTALVAGLGFLAFAASPAHAASTGTINFTGKVLADTCTISINGGPGTTVALPTVMTGAFGSVGAVAGTTSFTVGVSGCDANTTSAAMAFNGANIDGTTGNLKNTTTTGGSNVQVQLLNSSNAVINASTQANAPTIAISGGSGTTGMKAQYIATAASTTAGLVTSSVGFTLTYQ, from the coding sequence ATGCTCCACAAGAAGACGCTGCTTTCGACCGCCCTTGTCGCCGGCCTGGGCTTCCTGGCCTTTGCCGCCTCGCCGGCCCACGCGGCCAGCACCGGCACCATCAACTTCACCGGCAAGGTCCTGGCCGACACCTGCACCATCTCGATCAATGGCGGTCCCGGCACCACCGTGGCGCTGCCGACCGTGATGACCGGCGCCTTCGGCTCCGTCGGCGCCGTCGCCGGCACCACGTCCTTCACCGTCGGCGTCAGCGGTTGCGATGCGAACACCACCAGCGCCGCCATGGCCTTCAACGGTGCCAACATCGACGGCACCACCGGCAACCTCAAGAACACCACGACCACCGGCGGTTCGAACGTGCAGGTCCAGCTGCTGAACTCGTCCAACGCGGTGATCAACGCTTCGACCCAGGCCAACGCGCCGACCATCGCCATCAGCGGCGGTTCGGGCACGACCGGCATGAAGGCGCAGTACATCGCGACGGCGGCATCGACCACCGCCGGTCTGGTGACCTCGTCCGTCGGCTTCACCCTGACCTACCAGTAA
- a CDS encoding ABC transporter permease — MNAPMTPVRRARAVLTVFLKEVRENLRDRRTLTSAFLTGPLLTPLMFVMLINFSINRELDKAEQPLKVPVIGAQYAPNLINALKEGGVVPQPPVADPEQAVRDQQIDLALRIRKDYPEAWRKGQPVQVELIYDSSQRDSRTPVDRVTDLIEHYSKMQGAMRLVARGLSPATAVPVVVAKRDQATAQSRAVLLFNILPYLFVLTLFIGGMYLAIDLTAGERERQSLEPLFANPVPRWKIFLGKLAAICAFSTASLAICLVGFSVVGRFVPTEKLGMELHLGPSFALHVLLLQAPMIVLLASLQSLVAAFAKSYREAQTYVSLLMMLPILPSVVLMVMPIKPQDWMYSVPLMGQHLGILDLVRGSGVSPLHLVLCLGGSAVAAVVAAGITMQLYRSERLAISG, encoded by the coding sequence ATGAATGCCCCGATGACTCCCGTGCGGCGCGCGCGCGCCGTGCTCACCGTGTTCCTGAAGGAAGTGCGCGAGAACCTGCGCGATCGTCGCACGCTGACCAGCGCGTTCCTCACCGGCCCGCTGCTGACGCCGCTGATGTTCGTCATGCTGATCAACTTCAGCATCAACCGCGAACTGGACAAGGCCGAGCAGCCGCTCAAGGTGCCGGTGATCGGCGCGCAGTACGCACCGAACCTGATCAATGCACTGAAGGAGGGCGGCGTGGTGCCGCAGCCGCCGGTGGCCGATCCGGAGCAGGCGGTACGCGACCAGCAGATCGACCTGGCCCTGCGCATCCGCAAGGACTATCCCGAGGCCTGGCGCAAGGGTCAGCCGGTGCAGGTGGAGCTGATCTACGACTCCTCGCAGCGCGACTCGCGCACGCCGGTCGATCGCGTCACGGACCTGATCGAGCACTACTCGAAGATGCAGGGAGCGATGCGGCTGGTGGCGCGCGGCCTGTCGCCGGCCACCGCCGTACCCGTGGTGGTGGCCAAGCGCGATCAGGCCACCGCCCAGTCGCGCGCGGTGCTGCTGTTCAACATCCTGCCCTACCTGTTCGTGCTCACGCTGTTCATCGGCGGCATGTACCTGGCGATCGACCTCACCGCGGGCGAGCGCGAACGGCAATCTCTGGAGCCGCTGTTCGCCAACCCGGTGCCGCGCTGGAAGATCTTCCTCGGCAAGCTGGCGGCGATCTGCGCGTTCTCCACCGCCAGCCTGGCGATCTGCCTGGTCGGCTTCAGCGTGGTCGGCCGCTTCGTGCCCACCGAGAAGCTCGGCATGGAGCTGCACCTGGGGCCGTCGTTCGCCCTGCACGTGCTGCTGCTGCAGGCGCCGATGATCGTGCTGCTGGCCTCGCTGCAGTCGCTGGTGGCGGCGTTCGCCAAGAGCTACCGCGAGGCGCAGACCTACGTGTCGCTGCTGATGATGCTGCCGATCCTGCCCAGCGTGGTGCTGATGGTGATGCCGATCAAGCCGCAGGACTGGATGTACTCGGTGCCGCTGATGGGCCAGCACCTGGGCATCCTCGACCTGGTGCGCGGTTCCGGCGTCAGTCCGTTGCACCTGGTCTTGTGCCTGGGCGGCAGCGCGGTCGCCGCGGTGGTCGCGGCCGGCATCACCATGCAGCTGTACCGGTCGGAGCGGCTGGCCATTTCGGGCTAA
- a CDS encoding helix-turn-helix transcriptional regulator, with product MNNRVRDLRGAQGWSQADLAERLDVSRQTVNAIETGKYDPSLPLAFKIARLFGQPIESIFDPGSST from the coding sequence ATGAACAACCGCGTCCGCGACCTGCGCGGAGCGCAGGGCTGGTCGCAGGCGGATCTGGCCGAGCGACTGGACGTCTCGCGCCAGACCGTCAATGCCATCGAGACGGGCAAGTACGACCCCAGCCTGCCGCTGGCCTTCAAGATCGCCCGGCTGTTCGGACAGCCGATCGAATCCATCTTCGACCCGGGGAGCAGCACGTGA
- a CDS encoding alpha/beta fold hydrolase, whose protein sequence is MSVAEPPRERRITLPALSLAAQCWGDERLPPLLALHGWLDNAGSFARLAPHLAARHHLIALDLPGHGHSDHLAEGASYHWPEYVRAVLAAADALGLAHFTLLGHSLGAGIASMVAAARPERIERLLLIEGLGLLGDDGTQTLQRFRNALAAEAGGKPLRTFASIEQAISARTLATGLPADQARPIIERAVRAVDGGWQWRSDPRINRLTPMRLAESQIHALLAGIEAPTRLLLAEPATSYLPSEPMQRRAQCVRAIRVTHLAGGHHLQLEHPEAVADWASDRK, encoded by the coding sequence ATGAGCGTCGCCGAACCGCCGCGCGAACGGCGCATCACCCTGCCCGCGCTTTCCCTCGCCGCGCAGTGCTGGGGCGACGAGCGCCTGCCGCCGCTGCTCGCCCTGCACGGCTGGCTGGACAATGCCGGCAGCTTCGCCCGGCTGGCGCCGCACCTGGCCGCGCGCCATCACCTGATCGCGCTGGACCTGCCCGGCCACGGGCATTCCGACCACCTGGCCGAAGGCGCCAGCTACCACTGGCCCGAATACGTGCGCGCCGTGCTCGCCGCCGCCGACGCGCTGGGACTGGCCCACTTCACCCTGCTCGGCCATTCGCTCGGCGCCGGCATCGCCTCGATGGTCGCCGCGGCACGGCCGGAGCGGATCGAGCGACTGCTGCTGATCGAGGGCCTGGGCCTGCTCGGCGACGACGGCACGCAGACCCTGCAGCGCTTTCGCAACGCGCTTGCCGCGGAGGCTGGCGGCAAGCCGCTGCGCACCTTCGCCAGCATCGAGCAGGCGATCAGTGCACGAACCCTCGCCACCGGCCTGCCCGCCGACCAGGCCCGGCCGATCATCGAGCGGGCCGTTCGCGCGGTCGACGGTGGCTGGCAGTGGCGCAGCGATCCGCGGATCAACCGCCTCACGCCGATGCGCTTGGCCGAAAGCCAGATCCATGCGCTGCTCGCCGGCATCGAGGCGCCGACGCGCCTGCTGCTGGCCGAGCCGGCCACCTCCTACCTGCCCAGCGAACCGATGCAGCGGCGTGCGCAGTGCGTGCGCGCGATCCGCGTCACGCACCTGGCCGGCGGGCACCATCTGCAGCTGGAGCATCCGGAGGCCGTGGCAGATTGGGCCTCGGATCGGAAGTGA
- the hemH gene encoding ferrochelatase, which yields MSRHYTGLAGYAHDQPPKAGVLLVNLGTPEAPTAAAVRPYLAEFLGDPRVIEYPRWLWWLILHGVILRVRPKRSAHAYARIWTEHGSPLRTGSEGLARALQSELAGRLPGPVRVDLAMRYGRPSVRERIEAMQREGVRRLLVLPLYPQYSATSTGSVIDAVADTLKTLRWPPELRLVNDYHDQPEHIDALARSIEAFWAQRGRGDKLLLSFHGIPERYLRAGDPYFCQCHATARLLREKLGLDEEQMLVSFQSRVGRERWLHPYTDETVKRLAREGVKRLDVISPGFAVDCLETLEEIAMQNREFFLAGGGTDLRYIPALNDSPDQVKAIAGLVLRHAQGWPEFAPDYDAKAALLRQNAAKARADAMGGRTG from the coding sequence ATGAGCCGCCACTATACCGGCCTGGCCGGATACGCCCACGACCAGCCGCCCAAGGCTGGCGTATTGCTGGTGAACCTTGGCACACCGGAAGCACCGACGGCTGCCGCCGTGCGCCCCTACCTGGCGGAATTCCTCGGCGACCCGCGCGTCATCGAGTACCCCCGCTGGCTGTGGTGGCTGATCCTGCACGGCGTCATCCTGCGCGTGCGCCCCAAGCGCTCGGCCCATGCCTATGCGCGCATCTGGACCGAGCACGGCTCGCCGCTGCGTACCGGCAGCGAGGGACTGGCCCGCGCGTTGCAGTCGGAACTGGCCGGGCGGCTGCCCGGGCCGGTGCGGGTCGACCTGGCGATGCGCTACGGCCGCCCCTCGGTGCGCGAGCGGATCGAGGCGATGCAGCGCGAAGGGGTCCGCCGCCTGCTGGTGCTGCCGCTGTATCCGCAATATTCCGCGACCTCCACCGGCTCGGTGATCGACGCGGTGGCCGATACGCTGAAGACGCTGCGCTGGCCGCCCGAGCTGCGGTTGGTCAACGACTACCACGACCAGCCCGAGCACATAGACGCGCTGGCGCGCAGCATCGAGGCGTTCTGGGCCCAGCGCGGCCGCGGCGACAAGCTGCTGCTGTCGTTCCATGGCATCCCCGAGCGCTACCTGCGCGCAGGCGACCCATACTTCTGCCAGTGCCACGCCACCGCGCGACTGCTGCGCGAAAAGCTCGGGCTGGACGAGGAACAGATGCTGGTGAGCTTCCAGTCGCGCGTCGGCCGCGAGCGCTGGCTGCATCCGTACACCGACGAAACGGTGAAGCGGCTGGCCAGGGAAGGCGTGAAGAGGCTCGACGTGATCTCGCCCGGCTTCGCCGTGGACTGCCTGGAGACGCTGGAGGAGATCGCGATGCAGAACCGCGAGTTCTTCCTCGCCGGCGGCGGCACCGACCTGCGCTACATCCCCGCGCTCAACGATTCGCCCGACCAGGTGAAGGCAATCGCCGGGCTGGTGCTGCGCCATGCGCAGGGCTGGCCGGAATTCGCGCCGGACTACGACGCCAAGGCCGCGCTGCTGCGCCAGAACGCGGCCAAGGCCCGCGCCGACGCGATGGGCGGTCGCACCGGATGA
- the tatA gene encoding twin-arginine translocase TatA/TatE family subunit: protein MSIWHLIILLIVVVVIFGTGKLRNVGSDLGGAIRDFKKGLNGDDASDADAKARQDDERLRADPPPSSTNAGTTQSQRDSSDAK, encoded by the coding sequence ATGAGCATCTGGCATCTCATCATCCTGCTTATCGTGGTCGTGGTGATTTTCGGCACCGGCAAGCTGCGCAACGTCGGCTCGGACCTCGGTGGCGCGATCCGCGATTTCAAGAAGGGACTGAACGGCGACGATGCGTCCGATGCCGATGCCAAGGCGCGCCAGGATGACGAGCGCCTGCGGGCCGACCCGCCGCCATCGTCGACCAACGCCGGCACGACGCAGAGTCAGCGCGACTCCAGCGACGCCAAGTAA
- a CDS encoding alpha/beta hydrolase, with amino-acid sequence MNRKARMGVAVAVAVAILAANHVRHRQAPPAVSTPASASTAALDTPVKPAPPATWKLGSLTLHACELGQPDSGRTSAAWCAPFDVPENRADPQGRHITLKLAVVRAEAEVPAKDMLVFLAGGPGQAATENAGAAIAALGPLLGHRNLLLLDQRGTGGSNPLSCKDESKPATPDEDVDNDPAKLKAEIQRCLAQVEKKADPRFYTTTVAAQDLEDVRKALGAPAFDLVGVSYGTRMAQQYLMHYPDAVRSVVLDGVVPNQLVLGEDFARNLDDALKAQFARCTADPACKKRFGDPYQTLYQLRDALRANPHVVSFRDPQSYQTVQRRLSEFSLASVVRMFAYTPPTAALLPLSIDAAAHGDVGPLLGQAKLLSGDLADTMNGGMQSSVICSEDADLFTPRPQDKDTILGTRMIDALTTVCSVWPHGTRPKDFHDPLKSDKPVLLMSGQYDPVTPPRYGDEVLKGLSDGRHLIAPGQGHNVINAGCMPKLVKRFVEDLQPKTLDASCLKRLQPTPMFIDFNGATP; translated from the coding sequence ATGAATCGAAAAGCCCGCATGGGCGTGGCCGTCGCCGTGGCGGTCGCGATCCTCGCGGCCAACCACGTCCGCCATCGCCAGGCGCCACCGGCCGTGTCGACACCGGCATCGGCCAGCACCGCGGCACTGGACACGCCGGTGAAACCGGCTCCACCGGCCACCTGGAAGCTTGGCTCGCTCACGCTGCACGCGTGCGAGCTGGGCCAGCCCGACAGTGGCCGCACCAGCGCGGCATGGTGCGCGCCGTTCGATGTGCCGGAAAACCGCGCCGATCCGCAAGGCCGCCACATTACGCTCAAGCTGGCCGTGGTGCGCGCGGAGGCCGAGGTGCCGGCGAAGGACATGCTGGTGTTCCTCGCCGGCGGCCCGGGCCAGGCGGCGACGGAAAATGCCGGTGCTGCGATTGCCGCACTCGGTCCCCTGCTTGGCCATCGCAACCTGCTGCTGCTCGACCAGCGCGGCACCGGTGGCTCGAATCCGCTCAGTTGCAAGGACGAGAGCAAGCCGGCGACCCCGGACGAGGACGTCGACAACGACCCGGCCAAGCTCAAGGCCGAGATCCAGCGTTGCCTGGCACAGGTGGAGAAGAAGGCCGACCCGCGCTTCTACACCACCACCGTCGCGGCGCAGGACCTGGAGGACGTGCGCAAGGCCCTCGGCGCACCTGCGTTCGATCTGGTCGGCGTGTCCTACGGCACGCGCATGGCGCAGCAGTACCTGATGCACTATCCCGACGCGGTGCGCTCGGTGGTGCTCGATGGCGTGGTGCCGAACCAGCTGGTGCTCGGCGAGGACTTCGCGCGCAACCTGGATGACGCGCTGAAGGCGCAGTTCGCGCGCTGCACCGCCGATCCGGCGTGCAAGAAGCGCTTCGGCGATCCCTACCAGACGCTGTACCAGCTGCGTGATGCGCTGCGCGCCAATCCGCATGTGGTCAGCTTCCGCGATCCACAGAGCTACCAGACCGTGCAGCGCAGGCTCAGCGAATTCTCGTTGGCCAGCGTGGTGCGCATGTTCGCCTACACGCCGCCGACGGCAGCACTGCTGCCGCTGTCGATCGACGCCGCCGCGCACGGCGACGTCGGGCCGCTGCTCGGGCAGGCCAAGCTGCTGTCCGGCGACCTGGCCGACACCATGAACGGCGGCATGCAGTCCTCGGTGATCTGCAGCGAGGACGCCGACCTGTTCACCCCCCGGCCGCAGGACAAGGACACCATTCTCGGTACGCGGATGATCGACGCGTTGACCACCGTGTGCAGCGTCTGGCCGCACGGCACGCGGCCGAAGGATTTCCACGATCCGCTGAAGAGCGACAAGCCGGTGCTGCTGATGTCCGGGCAGTACGACCCGGTGACCCCGCCCCGCTACGGTGACGAGGTGCTGAAGGGGCTGAGCGATGGCCGCCACCTGATCGCGCCCGGCCAGGGCCACAACGTGATCAACGCCGGCTGCATGCCGAAGCTGGTCAAGCGGTTCGTCGAGGATCTGCAGCCGAAGACGCTCGATGCGTCGTGCCTGAAGCGCCTGCAGCCGACACCGATGTTCATCGATTTCAACGGAGCGACGCCATGA
- a CDS encoding fimbria/pilus outer membrane usher protein, with product MNRARASAVTAASRGRTVQRQALSLLIGLALAGGMAPHARAAAASGAPAGSGANAAATDADAVDTNFDRSMLSGAGQNTTDLSRFERGDFVPAGNYSVDIYLNERPVGRNDVRFSAPSPDASASPCFTRALLDQLGLHPAGLSKSTQAALAGGQGCVDIADIIPGASANFDMGDLRLDISVPQAFLGQAARGYVDPKFWDTGVTAGLLNYNFNGYRTSSQGVSQTSAFLGLDAGLNLGRWHFRHQSSLNWQSAIGVTPARRRWQTIASYAQRDVPELHAQLTIGDSWTSGEIFDSVGIRGVQLATDDRMLPQSLRGYAPTVRGVADSNAKVTVRQNGMVIYQTTVAPGPFAINDLYATGYGGDLEVSVTEANGRVHTFSVPYASVPQLLRPGVSRFSAVAGQVRQQGILDTPTLIQGTIQHGFSNLLTGYAGVIGSNGYASALLGTALNTRYGAFAMDLAAAHTRLPGMDSMTGQSLRLSYSKTLAETGTTLTVAAYRRSTGGYLSLRDAVSARDYARRGLPVFATSVSGYPLAINGVPVTGLLTPSQQAALAGVDFTAQNGVDRQRDNFSLALTQSLGQRGGSLYLSGSVRSYWNRGGTDTQFQLGYNNAWGRVTYNLSASRERDLFGRNDNRFMASFTVPLGNTEHAPVLTSSAARDTAGGMQEQATLSGNAGDDNRFNYGVTATHDDTVSGGSPGTTASFSGGYRGSHVLLNAGYGRGSGYSQASFSAAGGIVAHPGGVTFGQSMGDTVAIVQATDAAGASVGNATGLKVDRHGYALVPYLTPYLLNTITIDPNGLPLDVQLASTSTQVAPRAGAVVMVKFSTQSGRFMLIQAQRPGGEALPFGAEVQDDQGQVVGVVGQAGRIMARVTRKSGRLSVAWGDPDAPSQRCSFDYRVPAGPSRDRNGVYATEQATCVDTSTNEPSGRANG from the coding sequence GTGAACCGGGCAAGGGCGAGCGCCGTCACGGCAGCCTCGCGCGGACGGACGGTCCAGCGCCAGGCCCTGTCGTTGCTGATCGGGCTCGCGCTCGCCGGCGGCATGGCTCCGCACGCCCGCGCTGCCGCCGCAAGCGGAGCACCCGCCGGCTCCGGCGCCAATGCCGCCGCCACTGATGCCGATGCGGTCGACACCAACTTCGACCGCAGCATGCTCTCCGGCGCCGGGCAGAACACCACCGACCTGTCACGCTTCGAGCGCGGCGATTTCGTGCCGGCCGGCAACTACAGCGTCGACATCTACCTCAACGAGCGTCCGGTCGGCCGCAACGATGTGCGCTTCAGTGCACCGTCCCCCGACGCGAGCGCCTCGCCCTGCTTCACCCGCGCACTGCTCGACCAGCTCGGCCTGCATCCGGCCGGCCTGTCGAAATCGACCCAGGCCGCCCTCGCCGGCGGACAGGGCTGCGTCGACATCGCCGACATCATCCCCGGCGCCAGCGCGAACTTCGACATGGGCGACCTGCGGCTGGACATCAGCGTGCCCCAGGCCTTCCTCGGCCAGGCGGCGCGCGGCTACGTCGATCCGAAGTTCTGGGACACCGGCGTGACGGCTGGACTGCTCAACTACAACTTCAACGGCTACCGCACCAGCAGCCAGGGCGTGTCGCAGACCTCCGCCTTCCTCGGCCTGGACGCCGGCCTCAACCTCGGCCGCTGGCATTTCCGCCACCAGTCCTCGCTGAACTGGCAGTCCGCCATCGGCGTCACGCCCGCCCGCCGCCGCTGGCAGACGATCGCCAGCTACGCACAACGCGACGTGCCCGAACTGCACGCCCAGCTGACCATCGGCGACTCGTGGACCAGCGGCGAGATCTTCGACAGTGTGGGCATCCGCGGCGTCCAGCTCGCCACCGACGACCGCATGCTGCCGCAGTCCCTGCGCGGCTATGCGCCCACGGTGCGGGGCGTGGCGGACAGCAACGCCAAGGTGACCGTGCGCCAGAACGGCATGGTGATCTACCAGACCACCGTGGCTCCGGGCCCGTTCGCCATCAACGACCTCTACGCCACCGGCTACGGCGGCGACCTCGAGGTCAGCGTCACCGAGGCGAACGGCCGCGTCCACACCTTCTCGGTGCCGTATGCCTCGGTGCCGCAGTTGCTGCGCCCGGGCGTGAGCCGCTTCAGCGCGGTTGCCGGCCAGGTGCGCCAGCAAGGCATCCTCGACACGCCCACCCTGATCCAGGGAACGATCCAGCACGGGTTCAGCAATCTATTGACCGGCTATGCCGGCGTCATCGGCTCGAACGGCTACGCCTCGGCCCTGCTCGGTACGGCACTGAACACCCGCTATGGCGCCTTCGCCATGGATCTGGCCGCCGCACACACGCGCCTGCCCGGCATGGACTCGATGACCGGCCAGAGCCTGCGGCTGAGCTACAGCAAGACCCTGGCCGAGACCGGCACGACGCTCACTGTCGCCGCCTATCGCCGCTCCACCGGAGGCTACCTCTCGCTCCGCGACGCGGTGAGCGCCCGCGATTACGCCCGCCGCGGCCTGCCGGTGTTCGCCACCAGCGTCTCCGGCTACCCGCTGGCGATCAACGGCGTACCGGTGACGGGCCTGCTCACCCCCTCGCAGCAGGCGGCCCTGGCCGGTGTCGACTTCACGGCGCAGAACGGCGTCGACCGCCAGCGCGACAATTTCAGCCTCGCGCTGACCCAGTCGCTGGGCCAGCGCGGTGGCTCGCTCTACCTGAGCGGATCGGTCCGCAGCTACTGGAACCGCGGCGGCACCGACACCCAGTTCCAGCTCGGCTACAACAACGCCTGGGGCCGGGTCACCTACAACCTGTCGGCAAGCCGCGAGCGCGACCTGTTCGGCCGCAACGATAACCGCTTCATGGCCTCGTTCACCGTGCCGCTCGGCAACACGGAGCACGCGCCGGTACTCACCAGCAGCGCCGCCCGCGACACCGCCGGCGGCATGCAGGAACAGGCCACGCTCAGCGGCAACGCCGGCGACGACAACCGCTTCAACTACGGCGTCACCGCCACCCACGACGACACCGTCAGCGGCGGCAGCCCGGGCACCACGGCCAGCTTCAGCGGCGGTTACCGCGGCTCGCACGTGCTGCTCAATGCCGGCTACGGCAGGGGCAGCGGCTACTCGCAGGCCTCGTTCAGCGCAGCAGGCGGCATCGTCGCGCACCCGGGCGGCGTGACGTTCGGCCAGTCCATGGGCGACACCGTGGCCATCGTGCAGGCCACCGATGCCGCCGGGGCAAGCGTCGGCAATGCCACCGGGCTGAAGGTGGACCGGCATGGGTACGCCTTGGTGCCGTATCTCACCCCGTACCTGCTCAATACGATCACCATCGACCCGAACGGCCTGCCGCTGGACGTGCAGCTGGCCAGCACCAGCACCCAGGTCGCCCCGCGCGCCGGTGCGGTGGTGATGGTGAAGTTCTCCACCCAGAGCGGCCGCTTCATGCTGATCCAGGCGCAGCGCCCCGGCGGTGAGGCATTGCCGTTCGGCGCCGAAGTGCAGGACGACCAGGGCCAGGTGGTCGGGGTGGTCGGCCAGGCCGGGCGCATCATGGCGCGCGTCACCCGCAAGAGCGGTCGGCTCAGCGTCGCGTGGGGCGACCCGGATGCCCCGTCCCAGCGCTGCAGCTTCGACTACCGTGTCCCGGCGGGCCCGTCGCGCGACCGCAACGGCGTCTACGCCACCGAGCAGGCGACCTGCGTGGACACATCAACGAACGAGCCGTCCGGGAGGGCGAACGGATGA
- a CDS encoding fimbrial biogenesis chaperone, with protein sequence MKSLLCTVGAALLVLALVLGAPSAHASVVIAGTRVVFPAATGEVTIRLTNNGSHPALIEAWIDDGDPNSTPDTAKVPFLVTPPLVRMNAGKGQSLRIVYTGQPLPTDRESLFWLNVLEIPPKPTAKAGEEQNTLQFAIRSRLKLFFRPSGLAGDFATASRQIAWSVVSDAKGYALEARNASPYYITFNKVSLTAAGHTYDAGTGMVAPGSSLRLPLAGLDRAVTAAQVDYTVINDFGAGATYKGSTSP encoded by the coding sequence ATGAAAAGCCTGCTCTGCACCGTCGGCGCAGCCTTGCTCGTGCTCGCGCTCGTGCTTGGCGCACCCTCCGCCCATGCCAGCGTCGTGATCGCCGGGACCCGCGTGGTGTTTCCCGCCGCCACCGGCGAGGTGACGATCCGCCTCACCAACAACGGCAGCCATCCCGCGCTGATCGAGGCGTGGATCGACGATGGTGACCCCAATTCCACGCCCGACACGGCCAAGGTGCCGTTCCTGGTGACCCCGCCGCTGGTGCGCATGAACGCCGGCAAGGGTCAGAGCCTGCGCATCGTCTACACCGGACAGCCGCTGCCGACCGACCGCGAGTCGCTGTTCTGGCTGAACGTGCTGGAGATTCCGCCCAAGCCCACGGCCAAGGCCGGTGAGGAACAGAACACCCTGCAGTTCGCGATCCGCTCGCGGCTCAAGCTGTTCTTCCGCCCCTCCGGGCTGGCCGGCGACTTCGCCACGGCATCCCGGCAGATCGCCTGGTCGGTGGTTTCCGACGCCAAGGGCTACGCCCTCGAGGCGCGCAACGCCTCGCCCTACTACATCACCTTCAACAAGGTCTCGCTGACCGCCGCCGGGCACACCTACGATGCCGGCACCGGCATGGTCGCTCCCGGCTCCTCGCTGCGGCTGCCGCTGGCCGGGCTCGACCGCGCCGTCACCGCTGCGCAGGTCGACTATACGGTCATCAACGACTTCGGCGCCGGCGCAACCTACAAGGGCAGCACCTCGCCGTGA